In one Sphingobium sp. MI1205 genomic region, the following are encoded:
- the serB gene encoding phosphoserine phosphatase SerB gives MFVATLVASAALSEGDIAESVARLATAGCAPVDSKWLDEGKAADIFFGSDPVTARAVLSDIGDRVDVIVQPAMGREKKLLIADMDSTMITVECIDELAGYAGIKPQIADITERAMRGELDFAGALHERVALLKGLADEAIDRCRAERVKIMPGARALVRTMKARGAATLLVSGGFTRFTGPVAEEIGFDRAVANVLEIADGALIGTVELPIVDASRKRAELEAAIEGGIDRALTLAVGDGANDIPMIQGAGLGVAYHAKPKTREAAGAEVVHGDLSVLLYAQGIGSAEWVID, from the coding sequence ATGTTCGTCGCAACCTTAGTGGCAAGTGCGGCCTTGAGTGAGGGGGATATTGCAGAATCCGTCGCTCGATTGGCGACCGCAGGCTGTGCGCCGGTGGATAGCAAGTGGCTGGATGAGGGCAAGGCCGCCGACATCTTCTTCGGTAGCGATCCCGTGACGGCGCGCGCGGTGCTGTCGGACATCGGGGACAGGGTGGATGTGATCGTCCAGCCGGCGATGGGCCGCGAGAAGAAGTTGCTGATCGCTGACATGGATTCGACCATGATAACGGTCGAGTGCATTGACGAACTGGCCGGCTATGCGGGGATAAAGCCGCAGATTGCCGACATCACCGAGCGGGCGATGCGCGGCGAGCTGGATTTCGCAGGCGCGTTGCATGAGCGGGTGGCGTTGCTGAAAGGGCTGGCGGACGAGGCGATTGACCGGTGCCGGGCCGAGCGTGTGAAGATCATGCCCGGCGCGCGGGCGCTGGTGCGCACGATGAAAGCGCGGGGCGCGGCGACGCTGCTGGTGTCGGGCGGATTTACCCGCTTCACCGGGCCGGTCGCCGAAGAGATCGGTTTCGACCGCGCGGTCGCCAACGTGCTTGAGATTGCGGACGGCGCGCTGATCGGGACGGTAGAGCTGCCCATCGTGGACGCATCGCGCAAGCGCGCCGAGCTGGAAGCGGCGATCGAGGGCGGTATCGACCGTGCTTTGACGCTTGCGGTGGGTGACGGCGCGAACGACATTCCGATGATCCAGGGCGCGGGGCTGGGCGTGGCCTATCATGCGAAGCCGAAAACGCGCGAGGCGGCGGGGGCAGAGGTTGTCCATGGTGACCTGTCGGTGCTGCTTTATGCGCAGGGGATCGGCTCTGCCGAATGGGTGATAGACTAG
- the gatB gene encoding Asp-tRNA(Asn)/Glu-tRNA(Gln) amidotransferase subunit GatB: MTESTYRIQGATGEWEVVIGLEVHAQVTSKAKLFSGAATAFGAEPNTQVSLVDAAMPGMLPVPNRECIRQAVRTGMAIEAKINKWSRFDRKNYFYADLPQGYQISQLYHPLVGEGEIEISLDEKNPDAVTKRIGIERIHVEQDAGKLMHDQHPTSSYVDLNRSGVALMEIVSKPDMRSPAEAGAYLAKLRTILRYVGSCDGNMDQGSMRADVNVSVRKPGEEFGTRTETKNVNSVRFVMAVVEHEASRQVDVLEAGGKIVQETRLYDPDKNETRSMRSKEDAHDYRYFPDPDLLPLELDDAFLEECRQSLPELPDAKRRRYEQQLGLSPYNAATLTADADTARWFEALLAEGARIQKKSEGEVAKASANWLLSELYGALNRIGKSLEDSPVGPEEGAELLALVADGTISGTIAKQVFEIMLETGGRAPAIVEERGLKQTSDTGAIEAAVAEVLARNGDKVEQYKAGKEALFGFFVGQTMKAMQGKANPQVVNELVRKALA; encoded by the coding sequence ATGACTGAATCAACCTATCGCATTCAGGGCGCAACCGGCGAGTGGGAGGTCGTTATCGGCCTGGAGGTCCATGCGCAGGTGACGAGCAAGGCGAAGCTGTTTTCCGGTGCGGCCACGGCTTTTGGCGCGGAGCCGAATACGCAGGTTAGCCTCGTCGATGCGGCCATGCCCGGCATGCTGCCCGTGCCGAACCGTGAGTGCATTCGTCAGGCGGTGCGTACCGGCATGGCGATTGAGGCCAAGATCAACAAATGGTCGCGCTTCGATCGCAAGAATTATTTCTACGCCGATCTGCCGCAGGGTTATCAGATCAGCCAGCTTTACCACCCGCTGGTGGGCGAGGGTGAGATTGAGATCAGCCTGGACGAGAAGAACCCGGACGCCGTGACCAAGCGGATCGGCATCGAGCGCATCCATGTCGAGCAGGATGCGGGCAAGTTGATGCACGACCAGCATCCCACCAGTAGCTATGTCGACCTGAACCGGTCGGGCGTCGCGCTGATGGAAATCGTGTCGAAGCCTGACATGCGTTCGCCAGCGGAAGCCGGGGCCTATCTGGCGAAGCTGCGGACGATCCTGCGCTATGTGGGGTCGTGTGACGGCAACATGGACCAGGGTTCGATGCGTGCCGACGTCAATGTCTCGGTCCGCAAGCCGGGCGAGGAATTCGGCACGCGTACCGAGACGAAGAACGTCAATTCGGTCCGTTTCGTCATGGCGGTGGTGGAGCATGAAGCCAGCCGTCAGGTCGATGTGCTGGAGGCCGGTGGCAAGATCGTGCAGGAAACGCGCCTGTACGATCCGGACAAGAATGAAACACGGTCGATGCGGTCGAAGGAAGACGCGCATGACTATCGCTATTTCCCTGACCCGGACCTGTTGCCGCTGGAACTGGACGACGCTTTCCTGGAGGAATGCCGCCAGTCGCTTCCCGAACTGCCGGACGCCAAGCGCCGCCGTTATGAGCAGCAGCTTGGCCTGTCGCCCTATAATGCGGCCACTTTGACGGCGGACGCGGATACTGCACGCTGGTTCGAGGCGCTGCTGGCCGAAGGCGCGCGCATCCAGAAGAAGAGCGAGGGCGAAGTTGCGAAGGCTTCGGCCAACTGGCTGCTGTCGGAACTCTATGGCGCGCTCAATCGCATCGGCAAGAGCCTGGAGGATAGCCCGGTCGGCCCTGAGGAGGGCGCGGAATTGCTGGCGCTGGTCGCCGATGGCACGATTTCGGGCACCATCGCCAAGCAGGTGTTCGAGATCATGCTGGAAACCGGCGGCCGCGCGCCCGCGATCGTCGAGGAAAGGGGCCTGAAGCAGACCAGCGACACCGGCGCGATCGAGGCGGCGGTGGCTGAGGTGCTTGCCCGGAATGGCGACAAGGTCGAACAGTATAAGGCGGGCAAGGAAGCCTTGTTTGGCTTCTTCGTCGGCCAGACCATGAAGGCCATGCAGGGCAAGGCCAATCCGCAGGTCGTCAACGAACTGGTCCGCAAGGCGCTTGCGTAA
- the gatC gene encoding Asp-tRNA(Asn)/Glu-tRNA(Gln) amidotransferase subunit GatC, protein MSIDLQTVKKIASLSRISVTDAEAEAMVPELNNILGWVEQLGEVDVTGVEPMTAVIPNHLRLRDDAVTDGNVREKVLANAPQAEHGFFAVPKVIE, encoded by the coding sequence ATGTCGATAGACCTTCAGACCGTAAAGAAGATCGCCAGCCTTTCGCGCATTTCGGTGACGGATGCCGAAGCCGAGGCGATGGTGCCCGAACTCAACAACATCCTTGGATGGGTGGAGCAATTGGGCGAGGTGGACGTGACCGGCGTCGAGCCGATGACCGCCGTCATCCCCAACCATCTGCGCCTGCGCGACGATGCCGTCACTGACGGCAATGTCCGCGAGAAGGTGCTGGCGAATGCCCCGCAGGCCGAACATGGCTTCTTCGCGGTGCCCAAGGTGATCGAATAA
- the ruvX gene encoding Holliday junction resolvase RuvX, translated as MTTLLTADRAAFREALPQGGRLLGMDVGTKTIGLALCDAGWSIASPAHTVSRGKFGKDKIALAAFMEQQHVKGVVIGLPLNLDGSESPRSQASRAFARNIADLGRPIFLWDERWSTQAVTRTLLEADASRARRGELVDKLAASYILQGAIDGLMAGF; from the coding sequence GTGACAACGCTCCTCACCGCGGATCGCGCCGCCTTCCGTGAAGCGCTGCCCCAGGGCGGCCGCCTGCTGGGCATGGACGTCGGGACAAAGACGATCGGTCTTGCGCTTTGCGACGCGGGCTGGTCGATCGCCAGTCCTGCACATACCGTCTCACGCGGCAAGTTCGGCAAGGACAAGATCGCCCTCGCCGCCTTCATGGAACAGCAGCACGTGAAGGGCGTCGTCATCGGCCTGCCCCTCAACCTCGACGGCAGCGAAAGCCCGCGCAGCCAGGCAAGTCGCGCCTTTGCCCGCAACATCGCGGACCTGGGCCGCCCGATCTTCCTCTGGGACGAACGCTGGTCGACCCAGGCCGTCACCCGCACCCTGCTGGAAGCCGACGCCAGCCGCGCCCGCCGGGGCGAACTCGTGGACAAGCTCGCCGCCAGCTACATCTTGCAGGGCGCCATCGACGGCCTGATGGCCGGATTTTAA
- the gatA gene encoding Asp-tRNA(Asn)/Glu-tRNA(Gln) amidotransferase subunit GatA: protein MSNVTDLTVAEIRDGFRAGDFSAREVAEAFNANVAAAKALNAFIVETPEKALEAADAADKAKAAGEALKPLSGVPIGMKDLFCTEGVQTTAASHMLEGFTPTYESTVSKKLWDAGAGMLGKLNLDQFAMGSSNETSYFGNVISPWRRGGGDNAALAPGGSSGGSSAAIAARLCPAATGTDTGGSIRQPAAFTGISGIKPTYGRCSRWGIVAFASSLDQAGSMARTVRDNAILLEAMAGFDPKDSTSLDLAVPQWEANLSSNLQGKKVGIPKEYRPDGLNAEISAMWDRGIEWLKDAGAEVVEVSLPHTKYALPTYYIIAPAEASSNLARYDGVRYGQRDLPDGAGLQDMYAATRAAGFGPEVKRRIMIGTYVLSAGFYDAYYTQAQKVRALIARDFELAFEKCDLLLTPTAPSASFALGEKQADPLAMYLNDVFTVPASLAGLPAMAVPGGLDAQGLPLGLQIIGKALDEQTVLNAGLAIEERAGFTARPDKWW, encoded by the coding sequence ATGAGCAATGTGACTGACCTGACGGTTGCTGAGATCCGCGACGGTTTTCGCGCGGGCGACTTTTCGGCGCGCGAAGTGGCGGAGGCGTTCAACGCCAATGTCGCGGCGGCCAAGGCGCTGAACGCCTTCATCGTCGAGACGCCGGAAAAAGCGCTGGAAGCCGCCGATGCCGCCGACAAGGCGAAGGCTGCTGGCGAGGCGCTGAAACCGCTTTCGGGCGTGCCGATCGGCATGAAGGACCTGTTCTGCACCGAAGGCGTGCAGACGACGGCGGCCAGCCATATGCTGGAAGGGTTCACGCCGACCTATGAGTCCACGGTGTCGAAGAAGCTGTGGGACGCGGGCGCGGGGATGCTGGGCAAGCTGAACCTTGACCAGTTCGCCATGGGATCGTCGAACGAGACGAGCTATTTCGGCAATGTGATTTCGCCCTGGCGGCGTGGCGGCGGCGACAATGCCGCGCTGGCGCCCGGTGGGTCGTCCGGCGGGTCTTCGGCGGCGATCGCTGCGCGGCTTTGCCCGGCGGCGACCGGGACCGATACGGGCGGTTCGATCCGACAGCCTGCGGCCTTCACCGGCATTTCGGGCATCAAGCCGACCTATGGCCGCTGCTCGCGCTGGGGCATCGTGGCGTTCGCTTCCTCGCTGGATCAGGCGGGATCGATGGCGCGGACGGTGCGGGACAATGCGATCCTGCTGGAAGCCATGGCGGGCTTTGATCCCAAGGATTCCACTTCGCTCGACCTGGCAGTGCCGCAGTGGGAAGCCAATTTGTCGAGCAACCTTCAGGGCAAGAAGGTCGGTATTCCCAAGGAATATCGGCCCGATGGCCTGAATGCCGAAATTTCCGCCATGTGGGATCGCGGGATCGAGTGGCTTAAGGATGCGGGCGCGGAGGTGGTCGAAGTATCGCTGCCGCATACGAAGTACGCGCTGCCGACCTATTATATCATCGCGCCTGCCGAGGCTTCGTCGAACCTCGCCCGCTATGATGGTGTGCGTTATGGCCAGCGCGACCTGCCTGATGGGGCGGGACTGCAGGACATGTATGCCGCGACCCGCGCCGCCGGTTTCGGGCCGGAGGTCAAGCGTCGCATCATGATCGGCACCTATGTGCTGTCCGCCGGCTTCTATGACGCTTATTATACGCAGGCGCAGAAGGTGCGGGCGCTGATCGCGCGCGATTTCGAACTGGCTTTCGAAAAGTGCGACCTGCTGCTGACGCCGACCGCGCCGAGCGCGTCCTTTGCGTTGGGCGAAAAGCAGGCCGATCCGCTGGCCATGTATCTGAACGACGTCTTCACGGTGCCTGCTTCGCTGGCGGGCCTGCCTGCGATGGCGGTGCCGGGCGGGTTGGACGCGCAAGGGTTGCCGCTTGGCTTGCAGATCATCGGCAAGGCGCTGGACGAGCAGACGGTGTTGAACGCGGGGCTTGCGATTGAAGAACGTGCGGGCTTCACGGCGCGGCCGGACAAGTGGTGGTAA
- a CDS encoding MauE/DoxX family redox-associated membrane protein, with the protein MTSSAASSTVSRPTAQLYRMVMPDHICPYGLKARWLLRRKGYVVEDHWLTTREQTDAFKAAHDVKTTPQIFIGGERIGGHDDLRRHFGLHVADPGATSYTPVLAVFAVAALLALSLGWLTAMPLASIMTVEHFIAISMMLLAMLKLQDVDRFATMFLNYDLLARRFVPYGRIYPFLELGAGALMLTGLLNWLSIPVALFIGGIGAVSVFKAVYIDKRELKCACVGGGSNVPLGFVSLTENLMMVAMALWMLAGG; encoded by the coding sequence ATGACTTCCTCCGCCGCCTCCAGCACCGTATCGCGCCCCACCGCGCAACTCTATCGCATGGTGATGCCGGACCACATCTGTCCCTATGGCCTCAAGGCGCGCTGGCTGCTCCGCCGGAAAGGTTATGTGGTGGAGGATCACTGGCTCACCACGCGCGAACAGACGGACGCGTTCAAGGCCGCGCATGACGTCAAGACGACACCGCAAATCTTCATCGGCGGCGAAAGGATCGGCGGCCATGACGACCTGCGCCGCCATTTCGGCCTGCATGTCGCCGATCCCGGCGCGACCAGCTACACGCCGGTCCTCGCGGTATTCGCGGTCGCGGCGCTGCTCGCGCTGTCGCTGGGCTGGCTGACCGCGATGCCGCTGGCCAGCATCATGACGGTCGAACATTTCATCGCGATCAGCATGATGCTGCTCGCGATGCTGAAGCTGCAGGACGTGGATCGCTTCGCCACCATGTTCCTGAACTATGACCTGCTCGCACGCCGCTTCGTGCCCTATGGGCGGATCTACCCCTTTCTGGAACTCGGCGCAGGCGCGCTGATGCTGACGGGGCTGCTCAACTGGCTTTCCATCCCGGTCGCCCTCTTCATCGGCGGCATCGGCGCGGTGTCCGTGTTCAAGGCGGTCTATATCGACAAGAGGGAACTGAAATGCGCCTGTGTCGGCGGCGGCAGCAACGTGCCCCTCGGCTTCGTGTCGCTGACTGAAAATCTCATGATGGTCGCGATGGCGCTGTGGATGCTGGCAGGCGGCTGA
- a CDS encoding L,D-transpeptidase family protein, with protein MVLGLLAVGLAPASAFAQSEAPPEAVQEGARSSVGAEIRASVGGKLRDFYAPRGYWPLWVDETDIGKQAEVLLDLIRSSRIDGLNPKNYDLRDLENLVEEARSSGGDPRALARADLALSKSFAALVRDMRRPSKRVKMRYLDPEVEPRDDEPAEILRAAAVAASFTDYVRQIGWMSPFYKELRGARADFAERWAELPEVVIPVGARLRPGMKGQEAAMLRRRLGLAGGTSYDKALVARVRAFQADHGLKADGVAGPQTIEALNRPFEWYDRMLALNLDRARLLPGPWVRHVVVDAASARLWYYSGGRQDGTMKVVAGARESQTPMMAGMIRYATLNPYWNVPTDLVERRLSQRILDGASLSELNYEALSDWSANARRLNESEIDWQAVADGRRQLRVRQLPGGSNAMGKVKFMFPNDLGIYLHDTPSRDLLAKPARHFSNGCVRLEDAERLGRWFFGKPLEVESSEPEQHVPLPQPVPVYLTYLTAVPSGRGIQFLPDVYERDGM; from the coding sequence ATGGTCTTGGGGCTTCTTGCCGTCGGGCTGGCCCCCGCATCGGCTTTTGCCCAGTCGGAAGCGCCGCCGGAAGCCGTGCAGGAGGGCGCGCGTTCGAGCGTTGGCGCGGAAATCCGTGCGTCTGTCGGTGGCAAGCTGCGCGACTTTTACGCGCCGCGCGGCTACTGGCCGCTTTGGGTCGATGAGACGGATATAGGGAAGCAGGCAGAGGTTCTGCTGGACCTGATCCGCTCGTCGCGGATCGATGGCCTTAATCCCAAAAATTACGACCTGCGTGACCTCGAAAATCTGGTTGAGGAGGCGAGGTCGAGTGGCGGCGATCCCCGTGCGTTGGCGCGCGCGGATCTGGCGCTGTCCAAATCCTTTGCCGCGCTGGTCCGCGACATGCGGCGGCCGTCGAAGCGGGTGAAGATGCGCTATCTCGACCCGGAGGTGGAACCACGCGACGATGAACCCGCGGAGATATTGCGCGCGGCGGCTGTCGCGGCTTCCTTCACCGACTATGTACGGCAGATCGGCTGGATGAGTCCATTCTACAAGGAACTGCGCGGCGCGCGGGCGGATTTTGCCGAACGCTGGGCTGAATTGCCCGAGGTCGTCATCCCAGTTGGGGCCAGGCTGCGGCCAGGGATGAAGGGGCAGGAGGCCGCGATGCTGCGCAGGCGGCTCGGTCTTGCAGGCGGGACCTCTTATGACAAGGCGCTCGTCGCCAGGGTTCGCGCGTTTCAGGCGGATCACGGCCTGAAAGCGGACGGCGTGGCGGGACCGCAGACAATCGAGGCGCTTAATCGGCCTTTTGAATGGTATGACCGGATGCTTGCGCTCAACCTTGATCGGGCGCGGTTGCTGCCGGGGCCGTGGGTGCGGCATGTCGTGGTCGATGCGGCATCGGCGCGGCTTTGGTACTATAGCGGCGGTCGGCAGGACGGCACGATGAAGGTCGTCGCGGGCGCCAGGGAAAGCCAGACGCCGATGATGGCGGGCATGATCCGCTATGCCACGCTCAATCCCTACTGGAATGTGCCGACCGATCTGGTCGAGCGCAGGCTGTCGCAACGTATTCTGGACGGCGCGTCGCTCAGCGAGCTGAATTATGAGGCGCTGTCCGACTGGAGCGCCAATGCGCGGCGGCTGAATGAGTCCGAGATCGACTGGCAGGCGGTGGCCGATGGTCGGCGGCAGTTGCGCGTCCGGCAGTTGCCGGGCGGCTCCAACGCCATGGGGAAGGTGAAGTTCATGTTCCCCAACGACCTTGGCATCTACCTGCACGACACGCCTTCACGCGACCTGCTGGCCAAACCGGCCCGGCATTTCAGCAATGGTTGCGTGCGGCTGGAGGATGCGGAGCGACTGGGGCGCTGGTTCTTTGGCAAGCCGTTGGAGGTGGAAAGCAGCGAGCCGGAACAACATGTCCCCCTGCCTCAGCCGGTGCCGGTTTATCTGACTTACCTGACAGCAGTGCCGAGCGGACGAGGCATCCAGTTCCTGCCCGATGTTTACGAGCGCGATGGCATGTGA
- the miaA gene encoding tRNA (adenosine(37)-N6)-dimethylallyltransferase MiaA, with the protein MDTPETNWPETDKGESRPRVALIAGPTASGKSALAVRLAQVANGVVINADASQVYADLQILSARPSAQEMAEAPHRLFGHIDGGQACTAAHWAADARTEIDRAHGEGRLPILVGGTGLYLRTLLDGIAPVPDIDSDVRAAVRVMPVADAHAALSREDPEAAARLAPADTTRVARALEVVRSTGKPLTYWQQHKSGGIADRISLSPLILLPPRDWLIARCDRRFEQMLDGGAVQEVEALLNRALSPELPVMRAIGVPEIASWLRGEISRETMAERGRIATRQYAKRQYTWFSRQPPDHWPRETQSIDDKITDELIIKLRR; encoded by the coding sequence ATGGATACTCCCGAAACAAACTGGCCTGAAACAGACAAGGGCGAATCCCGCCCGCGCGTGGCGCTTATTGCCGGGCCTACCGCCAGCGGCAAGAGCGCGCTCGCAGTTCGGTTGGCGCAAGTGGCCAACGGCGTCGTCATCAACGCCGACGCCAGCCAGGTCTATGCCGACCTGCAAATCCTCTCCGCCCGGCCAAGCGCCCAGGAAATGGCGGAAGCTCCTCATCGCCTCTTTGGCCATATCGACGGCGGGCAGGCCTGCACCGCCGCGCACTGGGCGGCCGACGCCCGCACCGAAATCGACCGCGCGCATGGCGAAGGGCGGCTGCCCATATTGGTCGGCGGCACAGGGCTATATCTGCGCACCCTGCTCGACGGCATCGCCCCGGTGCCCGACATTGATTCCGACGTCCGTGCCGCCGTGCGCGTCATGCCGGTCGCGGACGCCCACGCCGCCCTTTCGCGGGAAGACCCGGAAGCCGCCGCCCGCCTCGCCCCCGCCGACACCACCCGCGTCGCCCGCGCGCTGGAAGTCGTGCGTTCGACCGGCAAGCCGCTTACCTATTGGCAACAGCATAAGAGCGGCGGCATTGCCGATCGCATCAGCCTTTCTCCCCTGATCCTCCTTCCGCCTCGCGACTGGCTCATCGCCCGCTGCGACCGCCGGTTCGAACAGATGCTCGATGGCGGCGCGGTGCAAGAGGTTGAAGCCCTTCTCAACCGAGCACTCTCCCCCGAACTGCCTGTCATGCGCGCGATAGGCGTTCCCGAGATTGCCAGCTGGCTGCGCGGCGAAATAAGCCGGGAAACCATGGCGGAACGGGGCAGGATCGCCACGCGCCAATATGCCAAGCGCCAATATACCTGGTTTTCCCGCCAGCCGCCGGACCACTGGCCACGCGAAACACAGTCCATTGATGACAAGATCACCGACGAACTGATAATAAAATTACGTCGTTAG
- a CDS encoding MerR family transcriptional regulator, protein MAMTISGLARAGGVGVETVRFYQRRELLATPTRTGTGGGVRRYDEEDVRRLRFIRSAQGAGFTLEQIGELLRLDAGEDRARARELAAERLAALDEKIAELEAARDSLRRLANACHASDEGPCPIISAFEA, encoded by the coding sequence ATGGCGATGACGATTTCTGGTCTGGCCCGCGCGGGAGGCGTCGGGGTCGAGACGGTGCGCTTTTACCAGCGGAGGGAATTGCTGGCTACGCCCACCAGGACGGGCACGGGTGGAGGCGTGCGGCGTTACGACGAAGAAGATGTCAGGCGGCTGCGCTTCATCCGGTCGGCGCAGGGGGCTGGCTTTACGTTGGAGCAGATTGGCGAACTGCTTCGGCTGGACGCGGGCGAGGACCGGGCGCGGGCGCGGGAGCTGGCGGCGGAGAGGCTGGCGGCGCTGGATGAAAAGATTGCGGAACTGGAAGCGGCGCGGGATTCGCTGCGGCGGCTGGCGAACGCCTGTCATGCGTCCGACGAAGGACCGTGTCCGATTATCTCGGCATTTGAGGCGTAA
- a CDS encoding DUF3089 domain-containing protein, translated as MARKFLYVVAGLIVLVLAALLVYRIWGMQLIRAVMVPREAFAPLTPLPANAYDDPKMWIARPDITRGNPALWKPAGVKDAPVVQRAAIFFIHPTSYITTLGDAHWNMRLDDKDALSTARRFVQGQASAFNAVGNIWVPRYRQANYGAFLTQEPASDQALAAAYRDVAQAFAAFLKANPTGPLMLAGHSQGSRHLLQLLREQVAGKPVAARLAAVYAVGWPVSVEADLPALGLPACARRDQSHCIVSWQSYAEPADPSPIIETFERRNGYTGKPRKGTHMLCTNPITGAFNGAAPASANRGTLDSRDEATPPRLLTGVVPARCDTSGILMIGEPVDMGPFTLPGNNYHVYDYSLFWGDVREDARQRLTAFLAS; from the coding sequence TTGGCCCGCAAATTCCTGTATGTCGTCGCCGGCCTGATCGTGCTGGTTCTTGCGGCACTGCTGGTCTACCGCATCTGGGGCATGCAACTGATCCGCGCGGTCATGGTGCCGCGCGAAGCCTTTGCTCCTCTCACGCCCCTGCCCGCCAACGCCTATGACGATCCCAAAATGTGGATCGCTCGCCCGGACATCACCCGCGGCAATCCCGCCCTGTGGAAACCCGCAGGCGTCAAGGATGCGCCGGTTGTGCAAAGGGCCGCCATCTTCTTCATCCATCCCACATCCTACATCACCACGCTGGGCGACGCGCATTGGAACATGCGCCTTGATGACAAGGACGCGCTCTCGACCGCGCGCCGCTTCGTTCAGGGGCAGGCCAGCGCCTTCAATGCGGTCGGCAATATCTGGGTTCCCCGCTACCGCCAGGCCAATTACGGCGCATTCCTGACGCAGGAACCTGCCTCGGACCAGGCGCTCGCCGCCGCCTATCGCGACGTTGCCCAGGCCTTCGCCGCCTTCCTGAAAGCCAATCCCACCGGTCCCCTGATGCTCGCCGGTCACAGCCAGGGGTCGCGCCACCTGCTGCAACTGCTGCGTGAGCAGGTAGCGGGCAAGCCCGTCGCCGCCCGCCTCGCCGCAGTCTATGCCGTGGGCTGGCCTGTGTCGGTCGAAGCGGATCTGCCCGCGCTCGGCCTGCCTGCCTGCGCCCGGCGCGACCAATCGCACTGCATCGTCAGCTGGCAAAGCTATGCCGAACCGGCCGACCCATCACCGATCATCGAAACTTTCGAACGGCGCAACGGCTATACCGGCAAGCCGCGCAAGGGCACGCACATGCTCTGCACCAACCCGATCACCGGGGCCTTCAACGGAGCCGCCCCGGCCAGCGCTAATCGCGGCACCCTCGACAGCCGCGACGAAGCAACGCCCCCGCGCCTGCTCACCGGCGTCGTGCCCGCGCGCTGCGACACCAGCGGCATCTTGATGATAGGGGAGCCGGTGGACATGGGACCATTCACCCTGCCCGGCAACAACTACCATGTGTATGACTATAGCCTCTTCTGGGGCGATGTGCGCGAAGACGCCCGCCAGCGCCTCACGGCATTCCTGGCCTCGTGA